The proteins below come from a single Streptomyces spongiicola genomic window:
- a CDS encoding inorganic phosphate transporter, producing MDTLALVVTIGVALFFTYTNGFHDSANAIATSVSTRALTPRAALVMAAVMNLAGAFLGSGVAKTVSEGLIATPSGDRGMGILFAALVGAIIWNLVTWYFGLPSSSSHALFGGMVGAALAGGTEVIWGGVLDKVIIPMFVSPLVGLVAGYLVMCAIMWIFRRANPAKAKRGFRIAQTVSAAGMALGHGLQDAQKTMGIVVMALVIADVEEQGDPIPVWVKVVCAVMLSLGTYAGGWRIMRTLGRKIIELDPPQGFAAETTGASIMFGSAFLFHAPISTTHVITSAIMGAGATKRVSAVRWGVAKNIVMGWFITMPAAALVAALCFWIVNLAFG from the coding sequence GTGGACACCCTTGCGCTGGTCGTGACCATCGGGGTCGCGCTCTTCTTCACGTACACCAACGGCTTCCACGACTCCGCGAACGCGATCGCCACCTCCGTCTCGACACGCGCCCTGACGCCGCGCGCAGCCCTGGTCATGGCCGCCGTGATGAACCTCGCCGGCGCCTTCCTGGGCAGCGGGGTCGCCAAGACGGTGAGCGAGGGCCTGATCGCGACGCCCAGCGGCGACAGGGGCATGGGCATCCTGTTCGCGGCGCTGGTCGGTGCGATCATCTGGAACCTGGTCACCTGGTACTTCGGCCTGCCGTCGTCGTCCTCGCACGCCCTCTTCGGCGGCATGGTGGGTGCGGCGCTGGCCGGCGGGACCGAGGTCATCTGGGGCGGGGTACTCGACAAGGTCATCATTCCGATGTTCGTCTCGCCGCTGGTCGGCCTCGTCGCCGGCTACCTCGTGATGTGCGCGATCATGTGGATCTTCCGGCGGGCCAACCCGGCGAAGGCGAAGCGCGGCTTCCGCATAGCCCAGACCGTGTCCGCGGCGGGAATGGCCCTGGGCCACGGCCTCCAGGACGCGCAGAAGACCATGGGCATCGTGGTGATGGCCCTGGTCATCGCCGATGTCGAGGAGCAGGGCGACCCTATTCCGGTGTGGGTGAAGGTGGTCTGCGCGGTGATGCTGTCGCTCGGCACCTACGCGGGCGGCTGGCGGATCATGCGGACGCTCGGGCGCAAGATCATCGAACTGGACCCGCCGCAGGGCTTCGCGGCGGAGACGACCGGTGCGTCGATCATGTTCGGCTCGGCGTTCCTCTTCCACGCGCCGATCTCCACGACCCATGTGATCACCTCGGCGATCATGGGTGCCGGGGCGACGAAGCGGGTGAGCGCGGTGCGCTGGGGAGTCGCGAAGAACATCGTGATGGGGTGGTTCATCACCATGCCGGCCGCGGCACTCGTGGCGGCGCTGTGCTTCTGGATCGTGAACCTCGCGTTCGGCTAG
- a CDS encoding DUF47 domain-containing protein: MRFRLTPRETSFYDMFAASADNIVTGSRLLMELLGADGPARAEIAERMRAAEHAGDDATHAIFHQLNSSFITPFDREDIYALASSLDDIMDFMEEAVDLVVLYNIEELPKGVEQQIEVLARAAELTAEAMPHLRTMDNLTEYWIEVNRLENQADQIHRKLLAHLFNGKYDAIEVLKLKQIVDVLEEAADAFEHVANTVETIAVKES, encoded by the coding sequence GTGCGATTTCGTCTGACCCCCAGGGAGACGAGCTTCTACGACATGTTCGCCGCGTCCGCGGACAACATCGTGACGGGCTCCAGGCTCCTGATGGAACTGCTCGGTGCGGACGGTCCCGCCCGGGCCGAGATCGCCGAACGGATGCGGGCGGCGGAGCACGCCGGGGACGACGCTACCCACGCGATCTTCCATCAGCTGAACTCCTCGTTCATCACGCCCTTCGACCGCGAGGACATCTACGCCCTCGCGTCGTCGCTGGACGACATCATGGACTTCATGGAGGAGGCCGTCGACCTGGTCGTCCTCTACAACATCGAGGAACTCCCGAAGGGCGTCGAGCAGCAGATCGAGGTGCTCGCACGGGCCGCGGAGCTGACCGCGGAGGCGATGCCGCACCTGCGGACGATGGACAACCTCACCGAGTACTGGATCGAGGTGAACCGCCTGGAGAACCAGGCGGACCAGATCCACCGCAAGCTCCTCGCGCACCTCTTCAACGGCAAGTACGACGCCATCGAGGTGCTCAAGCTCAAGCAGATCGTCGACGTACTCGAGGAGGCCGCGGACGCGTTCGAGCACGTGGCCAACACGGTGGAGACCATCGCGGTCAAGGAGTCCTGA
- a CDS encoding metal-sensitive transcriptional regulator has protein sequence MTTTETAGGLPVTAHEESGHDQGVHGYHKQKDEHLKRLRRIEGQIRGLQRMVGEDTYCIDVLTQVSASTKALQSFALQLLEEHLRHCVADAALKGGDEIDTKVEEATRAIARMLRT, from the coding sequence ATGACGACCACGGAGACAGCCGGCGGACTTCCGGTCACGGCCCACGAGGAATCCGGCCACGACCAGGGTGTCCACGGCTACCACAAGCAGAAGGACGAGCACCTCAAGCGGCTGCGCCGGATCGAGGGCCAGATCCGCGGGCTGCAGCGCATGGTCGGCGAGGACACCTACTGCATCGACGTCCTCACCCAGGTCTCAGCCTCCACGAAGGCGCTGCAGTCCTTCGCGCTGCAACTGCTGGAGGAGCATTTGCGCCACTGCGTCGCCGACGCCGCGCTCAAGGGCGGCGACGAGATCGACACCAAGGTCGAGGAGGCCACCAGGGCGATCGCCCGCATGCTGCGGACCTGA
- a CDS encoding phosphatase PAP2 family protein: MAGLALDGVNPDVGLLYDINGLARSAPPWFDRVMGFVGEFGIMLALVLVALWCWWRVRRSGTPEDSISAVAALVWAPLAAGIALLINVPIRGLVERPRPFLDHQGLEVLVAGKTDFSFVSDHSTMAMAIGVGVFVARRGFGFAAIGLALAEGFCRVYMGVHYPTDVIGGFALGTAVVLLLAPLAQALLTPLVSAVARSAGAGRLVRSRRAAAPERGHEMLDIPEPDVRPGRNGLAA; the protein is encoded by the coding sequence ATGGCTGGACTCGCACTCGACGGCGTGAATCCGGATGTCGGCCTGCTCTACGACATCAACGGGCTGGCCCGGTCGGCTCCGCCGTGGTTCGACCGCGTCATGGGGTTCGTCGGCGAGTTCGGGATCATGCTCGCCCTCGTCCTCGTGGCGCTGTGGTGCTGGTGGCGGGTGCGCCGGAGCGGTACCCCCGAGGATTCGATCAGCGCGGTCGCCGCGCTGGTCTGGGCGCCGCTCGCGGCCGGCATCGCCCTGCTGATCAATGTGCCGATCCGCGGTCTCGTGGAACGCCCGAGACCGTTCCTCGACCACCAGGGGCTGGAGGTCCTGGTGGCCGGGAAGACCGACTTCTCGTTCGTCAGCGATCACTCGACGATGGCGATGGCCATCGGCGTCGGGGTCTTCGTCGCACGCCGCGGCTTCGGGTTCGCGGCGATCGGACTCGCCCTCGCCGAGGGCTTCTGCCGGGTCTACATGGGCGTCCACTACCCGACCGACGTCATCGGCGGGTTCGCGCTCGGCACGGCGGTGGTGCTGCTCCTCGCCCCCCTCGCGCAGGCCCTGCTCACCCCGCTGGTGTCGGCGGTGGCCCGCTCGGCGGGCGCGGGCCGGCTGGTGCGGTCCCGGCGGGCGGCGGCGCCGGAGCGGGGGCACGAGATGCTCGACATACCCGAGCCGGATGTGCGGCCGGGGCGCAACGGCCTGGCGGCCTGA
- a CDS encoding C40 family peptidase: MRKAWVVAGGAVGLCLGFIALLVVGTFSAAAGLGGGAKGAVALAKGAVPALYQPLVQKWGNLCPAINPALLAAQLYQESGWNPRAQSHAAAQGIAQFIPGTWAVHGVDGDGDGDRDVWDPADAIPSAASYDCKLAGYVKKAPGDPTDNMLAAYNAGAYAVIKYGGVPPYRETQNYVKVIRTLEKSFARPVGRVEPSRQAAGAIYFAQQKLGTKYLWGGNGTPEQGGRFDCSGLTQAAYRTVGIELPRVANDQYNAGPHPSRDELLPGDLVFFSDDLADSRAIRHVGLYVGGGYMINAPYTGAVIRFDRIDTPDYFGATRVTRDGAEALPSPPRPAV, from the coding sequence GTGCGTAAGGCGTGGGTCGTCGCAGGCGGGGCCGTCGGGCTCTGCCTGGGCTTCATCGCCCTGCTCGTCGTCGGGACCTTCTCCGCCGCCGCGGGACTCGGGGGCGGGGCGAAGGGGGCCGTGGCGCTGGCCAAGGGGGCCGTCCCCGCCCTGTACCAGCCGCTGGTGCAGAAGTGGGGCAACCTGTGCCCGGCCATCAACCCGGCGCTGCTCGCCGCGCAGCTGTACCAGGAGTCCGGCTGGAACCCGCGGGCCCAGAGCCATGCCGCCGCACAGGGCATCGCCCAGTTCATCCCGGGCACCTGGGCGGTGCACGGTGTCGACGGGGACGGTGACGGGGACCGCGACGTGTGGGACCCCGCCGACGCGATCCCCTCGGCGGCCTCGTACGACTGCAAGCTCGCGGGGTATGTGAAGAAGGCCCCCGGTGACCCGACGGACAACATGCTCGCCGCGTACAACGCGGGCGCGTACGCCGTGATCAAGTACGGCGGGGTGCCGCCGTACCGCGAGACGCAGAACTACGTGAAGGTCATCCGGACGCTGGAGAAGAGCTTCGCGCGGCCGGTCGGGCGGGTGGAGCCGTCGCGGCAGGCGGCCGGGGCGATCTACTTCGCCCAGCAGAAGCTCGGCACGAAGTACCTCTGGGGCGGGAACGGGACACCCGAGCAGGGCGGCCGGTTCGACTGCTCGGGCCTGACCCAGGCCGCGTACCGCACCGTCGGGATCGAGCTGCCGCGCGTGGCCAACGACCAGTACAACGCGGGTCCTCATCCCTCGAGGGACGAACTGCTCCCCGGGGACCTGGTGTTCTTCTCCGACGACCTGGCCGATTCACGGGCCATCAGGCACGTCGGTCTGTATGTCGGCGGGGGCTATATGATCAACGCGCCGTACACCGGGGCGGTGATCCGGTTCGACAGGATCGACACCCCGGACTACTTCGGTGCGACGCGGGTGACCAGGGACGGTGCCGAGGCACTGCCGAGCCCGCCACGGCCCGCCGTCTGA
- a CDS encoding thioesterase family protein, translating into MTELPAFYERISEDRFSPTEHTRGPWDAGSQHAGPPAALLGRALEERPGARADMRLARVTYEIVRPVPIRPLEVTTTVLRTGRGVEIVEAALAPEGGAPVMFARALRVRTLGEPGPAVSEAPQVPSPGGTPETPFLAVPWDVGYHTSMDARFTEGNFREQGPGTCWMRMRMPLVSGEEIRPLDRVLVAADSGNGISNVLDFERQVFVNADLTVHLHRHPAGEWVCVEARTSVDPAGIGLADARLHDEKGPIGRSAQSLFVAPR; encoded by the coding sequence ATGACGGAACTCCCGGCGTTCTACGAGCGGATCTCCGAGGACCGTTTCTCGCCGACCGAGCACACCCGCGGCCCCTGGGACGCCGGATCGCAGCACGCCGGACCCCCCGCGGCGCTGCTCGGCCGCGCCCTGGAGGAGCGGCCGGGCGCGCGCGCCGACATGCGGCTCGCGCGCGTGACGTACGAGATCGTCCGCCCCGTGCCGATCCGCCCGCTCGAGGTGACGACGACCGTCCTGCGGACCGGGCGCGGCGTGGAGATCGTCGAGGCGGCGCTCGCACCCGAGGGCGGGGCGCCGGTGATGTTCGCCCGCGCCCTGCGCGTCCGCACGCTCGGCGAGCCGGGACCGGCCGTCTCCGAGGCTCCTCAGGTTCCGTCGCCGGGCGGGACCCCGGAGACGCCCTTCCTGGCCGTGCCGTGGGACGTCGGCTATCACACGTCCATGGACGCCCGGTTCACCGAGGGGAACTTCCGGGAACAGGGCCCCGGAACCTGCTGGATGCGGATGAGGATGCCGCTCGTGTCGGGGGAGGAGATCCGCCCGCTGGACCGCGTCCTCGTCGCCGCCGACTCCGGCAACGGCATCAGCAACGTCCTGGACTTCGAGCGCCAGGTGTTCGTCAACGCCGACCTGACGGTCCATCTGCACCGGCACCCGGCGGGCGAGTGGGTCTGCGTCGAGGCCCGCACGAGCGTCGACCCGGCCGGCATAGGCCTGGCGGACGCCCGGCTGCACGACGAGAAGGGCCCGATCGGCCGCAGCGCCCAGAGTCTCTTCGTCGCCCCTCGCTGA
- a CDS encoding SCO6880 family protein, which produces MTTQSPAIAPRRTYLVGRARPNAIIGKNRETGEIALIIAGAFLGMMSGLLVPVLSLRIVLLAGFPLLALAAVYVPYKQRTFYRWYEINRSYKRTLRRGTVYRSGAMEAGTRIDGREVEIGPPPGIGRIGWLAAPFGPDEIAVLLHADRRTVTAAIEIEGPGVGLRDSEDQEALVDRFGTLLKHVANGDGFVTRLQMLARTLPADPDAHAKDVAQRGDPGAPGWLQQSYEQLQSMVSTSSEQHRAYLVACMHYTRELAAEAHAMARAARQATGSRRLDKDAGLAVVMARELTDICARLAEADIRVRQPLGQARLASLVHSMYDPDHPVDHIQAMTKRNAWPAELDAVEPGYLQAKTRESATRAPWCHATAWVKEWPLTPVGVNFLAPLLVHTPDVIRTVAVCMDLEPTEVAIERMLTEKTNDEAEASRAAKMNRTVDPRDIAAHGRLDQRGEDLASGAAGVNLVGYITVSSRTPEALARDKRTIRASAGKSYLKLEWCDREHHRAFVNTLPFATGIRR; this is translated from the coding sequence TTGACGACGCAGTCCCCGGCCATCGCGCCCCGCCGCACCTATCTGGTCGGCCGGGCCCGGCCGAACGCCATCATCGGCAAGAACCGCGAGACCGGCGAGATCGCCCTGATCATCGCCGGCGCCTTCCTCGGCATGATGAGCGGACTGCTGGTCCCCGTCCTGTCCCTGCGCATCGTGCTGCTCGCGGGCTTCCCGCTGCTCGCCCTGGCCGCCGTCTACGTGCCGTACAAGCAGCGCACCTTCTACCGCTGGTACGAGATCAACCGCAGCTACAAGCGCACCCTGCGCCGGGGCACCGTCTACCGCTCCGGCGCCATGGAGGCGGGCACCCGCATCGACGGCCGCGAGGTCGAGATCGGCCCGCCACCCGGGATCGGCCGCATCGGCTGGCTCGCCGCCCCCTTCGGCCCGGACGAGATCGCCGTACTGCTGCACGCGGACCGGCGCACCGTCACGGCCGCCATCGAGATCGAGGGCCCCGGCGTCGGGCTGCGCGACAGCGAGGACCAGGAAGCCCTGGTGGACCGTTTCGGCACCCTGCTCAAGCACGTCGCCAACGGCGACGGCTTCGTGACCCGGCTCCAGATGCTGGCCCGTACGCTGCCCGCCGACCCCGACGCGCACGCCAAGGACGTCGCGCAGCGCGGCGACCCGGGCGCCCCCGGCTGGCTCCAGCAGTCCTACGAGCAGCTCCAGTCGATGGTCTCCACATCCAGCGAACAGCACCGCGCCTACCTGGTCGCCTGCATGCACTACACCAGGGAACTCGCCGCCGAGGCCCACGCCATGGCCCGCGCCGCCCGCCAGGCCACCGGATCAAGACGGCTCGACAAGGACGCCGGCCTCGCCGTCGTCATGGCGCGCGAGCTCACCGACATCTGCGCCCGCCTCGCCGAGGCCGACATCCGCGTGCGCCAGCCCCTCGGCCAGGCCCGGCTCGCCTCCCTCGTGCACTCCATGTACGACCCGGACCACCCCGTCGACCACATCCAGGCCATGACCAAGCGCAACGCGTGGCCCGCCGAACTCGACGCCGTGGAGCCCGGCTACCTCCAGGCCAAGACCCGCGAGTCCGCCACCCGCGCCCCCTGGTGCCACGCCACGGCCTGGGTGAAGGAGTGGCCGCTGACCCCCGTCGGCGTCAACTTCCTCGCCCCGCTGCTCGTCCACACCCCGGACGTGATCCGCACCGTCGCGGTCTGCATGGACCTGGAGCCCACCGAGGTCGCCATCGAGCGCATGCTCACGGAGAAGACCAACGACGAGGCCGAGGCCAGCCGGGCCGCGAAGATGAACCGCACCGTCGATCCCCGCGACATCGCCGCGCACGGCCGGCTCGACCAGCGGGGTGAAGATCTCGCCAGCGGCGCGGCAGGCGTCAACCTCGTCGGGTACATCACTGTGTCGTCGCGTACGCCCGAGGCCCTGGCCAGGGACAAGCGCACGATCAGGGCCTCGGCGGGCAAGTCGTACCTGAAGCTGGAGTGGTGCGACCGCGAGCACCACCGGGCCTTTGTCAACACGCTGCCGTTCGCCACCGGCATCCGCCGATAG
- a CDS encoding ATP-binding protein, with the protein MRDPLSVLTESFTSFLFGKVETTRSPVRTSTGQAQAVYLPTAAPGLGDSGVIIGREVYSGKGYVYDPFQLYGQQLPAPHWLVLGESGNGKSALEKTYVLRQLRFRDRQVVVLDAQGEDGVGEWNLIAQELGITPIRLDPRAALDDGIRLNPLDPSITTTGQLALLRTIIEVAMGHGLDERAGFALKVAHAYVNETVGDRQPVLTDIVDQLRHPKPESAAAMNVDIDDVRAWGLDVALVLDRLVDGDLRGMFDGPTTIGIDLDAPLIVFDLSHIDRNSIAMPILMAIVGVWLEHTWIRPDRKKRIFLVEEAWHIINSPFVAQLFQRLLKFGRRLGLSFVAVVHHLSDVVDGAAAREAAAILKMASTRTIYAQKADEARATGRVLGLPRWAVEIIPTLTPGIAVWDVNGNVQVVKHLVTEAERPLVYTDRAMTESALHEDVRAAEQEAEERAAFIERQQRRLDSSESTVA; encoded by the coding sequence ATGCGAGACCCGCTGTCCGTCCTCACCGAGTCCTTCACGTCCTTCCTCTTCGGAAAGGTCGAGACGACCCGCTCCCCCGTGCGCACCTCCACGGGCCAGGCGCAGGCCGTCTACCTGCCGACCGCGGCGCCGGGCCTGGGCGACTCGGGCGTGATCATCGGCCGCGAGGTCTACAGCGGCAAGGGCTACGTCTACGACCCGTTCCAGCTGTACGGGCAGCAGCTCCCCGCCCCCCACTGGCTGGTCCTCGGCGAGTCCGGCAACGGCAAGTCGGCGCTGGAGAAGACCTACGTCCTGCGGCAGCTCCGCTTCCGCGACCGCCAGGTCGTCGTTCTGGACGCGCAGGGCGAGGACGGCGTCGGCGAGTGGAACCTCATCGCCCAGGAGCTGGGGATAACCCCCATCCGGCTCGACCCGAGGGCAGCCCTGGACGACGGTATCCGCCTCAACCCGCTGGACCCGTCGATCACCACCACCGGGCAGCTCGCGCTGCTGCGCACCATCATCGAGGTCGCCATGGGGCACGGCCTCGACGAGCGGGCGGGCTTCGCGCTCAAGGTGGCGCACGCGTACGTCAACGAGACCGTCGGCGACCGGCAGCCGGTCCTCACCGACATCGTGGACCAACTGCGCCATCCGAAACCCGAGTCGGCGGCGGCGATGAACGTCGACATCGACGACGTGCGGGCCTGGGGTCTCGACGTCGCCCTGGTCCTCGACCGCCTCGTCGACGGCGACCTGCGCGGCATGTTCGACGGCCCGACCACCATCGGCATCGACCTGGACGCCCCGCTCATCGTCTTCGACCTGTCGCACATCGACCGCAACTCCATCGCCATGCCGATCCTCATGGCCATCGTCGGGGTCTGGCTGGAGCACACCTGGATCCGCCCGGACCGGAAGAAGCGCATCTTCCTCGTGGAGGAGGCCTGGCACATCATCAACAGCCCCTTCGTCGCGCAGCTCTTCCAGCGGCTGCTGAAGTTCGGCCGGCGGCTCGGCCTGTCCTTCGTCGCCGTCGTCCACCACCTGAGCGACGTGGTCGACGGCGCCGCCGCCCGGGAGGCCGCCGCCATCCTGAAGATGGCGTCGACGCGCACGATCTACGCCCAGAAGGCGGACGAGGCCCGGGCGACGGGCAGAGTGCTCGGGCTGCCCCGGTGGGCTGTGGAGATCATCCCCACCCTGACCCCCGGTATCGCGGTCTGGGACGTCAACGGCAACGTCCAGGTCGTCAAGCACCTGGTGACGGAGGCCGAGCGCCCCCTGGTCTACACGGACCGGGCGATGACCGAGTCCGCTCTCCACGAGGACGTCCGGGCCGCGGAACAGGAGGCGGAGGAGCGCGCCGCCTTCATCGAACGGCAGCAGCGGAGGCTGGACTCCTCCGAGTCGACGGTGGCCTGA
- a CDS encoding type VI secretion protein codes for MPDGLLVGFLGLLVGLSLLVWTATGLAGLLTHGSWPEGVTFTNTPLAIRSLVSEPRDLPAAWPATPADRLSGHGLFWGLLIGLLMTLVVLTVFVLGTLSRWRAVRSRREADVETGGKTGGKTEVEAGRKTGGDVPAEAVPAPAPDRRVHRPGTAVTEEAAVPAGSAAGAGTTYPFEAAPPMEPAPASMPIGHGATSAPAEPSAPTDPHSPERTGAPAPRRPRVLYAAPSARRTSAVQTIREAAGPALVVTSDPVVWSETREARAELGPVLVYDPGHLCDTPARLHWSPTAGCADPATAASRATALFAPVRPPSRLDEAVADTAETLLRCWLHAAAVDGRPFKQVHRWAQGSGAHEPVQILRTHPKAASGLAGLLESALTSHSERREIAMELTARTLAALSSVHIRQACTPNRADSLTLESFADEGGTLYVVGESIEGPRSRPGAMPLLTALTSSVVEHGRRMAARSSDGRLDPPFTLVLDDIAAVAPLPLLPELLATGPALGMPTFALLRSREQGRARWPQPLTPDAAPGPAAS; via the coding sequence GTGCCCGACGGCCTGCTCGTGGGCTTCCTCGGCCTGCTCGTCGGGCTGAGCCTGCTGGTCTGGACGGCAACGGGGCTCGCCGGCCTGCTCACCCACGGCTCCTGGCCGGAGGGCGTGACGTTCACCAACACCCCGCTCGCCATACGCAGCCTCGTGTCCGAGCCCCGGGACCTGCCCGCGGCCTGGCCCGCCACACCCGCCGACCGGCTTTCGGGCCACGGACTGTTCTGGGGTCTGCTCATCGGCCTGCTGATGACGCTCGTGGTGCTGACGGTGTTCGTCCTGGGCACCCTGTCCCGGTGGCGCGCGGTACGGTCGCGCCGCGAGGCGGACGTGGAGACGGGCGGGAAGACGGGCGGGAAGACGGAGGTGGAGGCGGGCCGGAAGACGGGCGGCGACGTCCCGGCCGAGGCGGTCCCGGCGCCGGCCCCGGACCGGCGGGTTCACCGCCCGGGCACGGCCGTCACCGAGGAGGCCGCCGTCCCCGCAGGATCCGCGGCCGGCGCCGGTACGACGTACCCGTTCGAAGCGGCGCCCCCCATGGAACCCGCGCCGGCCTCGATGCCGATCGGCCATGGCGCGACCTCGGCACCCGCCGAGCCCTCCGCACCCACGGACCCTCACTCGCCGGAGCGGACCGGCGCCCCGGCCCCCCGCCGTCCGCGGGTCCTCTACGCAGCCCCGTCCGCCCGGCGCACCTCCGCCGTCCAGACGATCCGCGAAGCCGCCGGCCCCGCGCTCGTCGTCACATCCGATCCGGTCGTCTGGTCGGAGACCAGGGAAGCCAGGGCCGAACTCGGCCCGGTCCTCGTCTACGATCCGGGCCATCTCTGCGACACACCCGCACGACTCCACTGGTCCCCGACGGCCGGTTGCGCGGATCCGGCCACGGCGGCGAGCCGGGCGACCGCCCTCTTCGCTCCCGTACGTCCCCCCTCCCGCCTCGACGAAGCCGTCGCGGACACCGCGGAGACGCTGCTGCGCTGCTGGCTGCACGCCGCCGCCGTGGACGGACGCCCGTTCAAGCAGGTCCACCGCTGGGCCCAGGGGAGTGGCGCGCACGAACCTGTACAAATCCTCCGCACCCACCCGAAGGCCGCCTCCGGACTCGCAGGGCTGCTCGAGTCGGCGCTCACCTCGCACAGTGAACGCCGGGAGATCGCAATGGAGCTGACGGCCCGTACGCTGGCAGCCCTTTCCTCCGTCCACATCCGTCAGGCCTGCACCCCGAACCGAGCGGATTCGCTCACGCTGGAATCATTTGCGGACGAGGGGGGCACGCTCTATGTGGTGGGTGAATCGATCGAGGGTCCGCGCTCCCGCCCGGGGGCCATGCCGCTCCTGACCGCACTCACCTCCAGCGTGGTCGAGCACGGCCGCCGCATGGCCGCACGGTCATCCGACGGTCGGCTCGACCCACCATTCACCCTCGTCCTGGACGACATCGCAGCCGTTGCCCCACTGCCGCTCCTCCCGGAGCTGCTGGCCACCGGCCCGGCTCTCGGCATGCCGACGTTCGCGCTGCTGCGTTCCCGCGAACAGGGCCGTGCCCGCTGGCCCCAGCCGCTGACCCCGGACGCAGCTCCCGGACCGGCCGCTTCCTGA
- a CDS encoding GNAT family N-acetyltransferase: MDHSIRAVRAGEWEKAREIRLAALRDPAAPIAFLDTYEQAVGRPAGYWQDRTDTAASGVGFRQFVAEDSDGRWVGTVTVMVEGPSDDVRFGEAAKVDQTHLVGVFVRPEVRGTGVTEGLFQAAVAWSWALREPPVERIRLYAHERNSRAIAFYRRFGFVPSGDSVPVLSDPSAREFEYELRRS; this comes from the coding sequence ATGGACCACAGCATTCGCGCCGTGCGGGCCGGCGAGTGGGAGAAGGCCCGGGAGATCAGGCTGGCCGCCCTTCGGGATCCCGCGGCACCCATCGCGTTTCTGGACACCTACGAGCAGGCCGTGGGCCGGCCCGCGGGGTACTGGCAGGACCGCACCGACACGGCCGCGTCCGGGGTGGGCTTCCGTCAGTTCGTCGCGGAGGACTCCGACGGGCGCTGGGTCGGCACGGTGACCGTGATGGTCGAGGGCCCCTCGGACGACGTGCGCTTCGGGGAGGCGGCCAAGGTCGACCAGACGCACCTCGTCGGGGTGTTCGTACGGCCGGAGGTTCGGGGAACCGGCGTCACGGAAGGGCTGTTCCAGGCTGCCGTCGCATGGTCGTGGGCGCTGAGGGAGCCGCCGGTGGAGCGGATCCGGCTGTATGCGCACGAGAGAAACAGCCGCGCGATCGCGTTCTACCGGCGGTTCGGGTTCGTACCGAGCGGTGACTCCGTACCGGTGCTGTCCGATCCCTCGGCCCGGGAGTTCGAGTACGAGTTGCGCCGCTCCTGA